The Vicia villosa cultivar HV-30 ecotype Madison, WI linkage group LG1, Vvil1.0, whole genome shotgun sequence genome includes a region encoding these proteins:
- the LOC131644361 gene encoding uncharacterized protein At5g64816, which translates to MGEIWWSILGAAIPVVIAGQAFRVKKKNAEEERLASARGRERSSDEIFVCERVCTSKRMLKKVGSFSKDPIPDTCVTVCGVSDLDACADACARTVCVNQHQVPNWNDICLRRCQSECLKLSSQSS; encoded by the coding sequence ATGGGTGAAATTTGGTGGTCAATTTTGGGGGCAGCAATCCCTGTAGTTATTGCAGGACAGGCATTTAGAGTGAAGAAAAAGAATGCGGAAGAGGAGAGATTAGCGAGCGCAAGGGGAAGAGAAAGGAGTTCCGATGAAATTTTCGTCTGCGAAAGAGTCTGCACTTCAAAGAGGATGTTGAAAAAGGTTGGTTCTTTCTCAAAAGATCCCATTCCTGATACTTGTGTTACTGTTTGTGGTGTGTCTGATCTTGATGCGTGTGCTGATGCTTGTGCTCGCACTGTTTGTGTTAACCAACATCAAGTTCCGAATTGGAATGACATATGTCTTAGGAGATGCCAGAGTGAGTGCCTTAAACTGTCGTCTCAATCTTCTTAG
- the LOC131644360 gene encoding acid phosphatase 1-like, whose product MFFGQERMEKSLVFCLVFVCLLVPVTVADWNILKQKTHNGLKISLKNYCESWRINVELHNIRDFQVVPEECTEYIGKYVRSTQYSVDSERTTEECLVYLSTSCNLKKDGQDAWIFDIDDTLLSTVPFYKNNLGKKINVTALEEWMSKGKAPALDYSLRLFKEIKSRGIQIILISGRREYLRSATIDNLVNVGYYGWTSLILRDPANELASVAEYKSQVRKQLTSNGYRIWGILGDQFSSFEGNPSGIRAFKFPNPMYYVA is encoded by the exons ATGTTTTTTGGTCAAGAAAGAATGGAGAAATCACTTGTTTTCTGTTTAGTTTTTGTATGTCTTTTGGTTCCTGTAACAGTTGCAGACTGGAACATATTAAAACAGAAGACACACAATGGACtgaagatcagtttgaagaattatTGCGAGAGTTGGAGAATCAACGTTGAGCTGCATAATATCCGAGACTTCCAGGTTGTGCCGGAAGAATGCACTGAATACATTGGTAAATATGTTAGGTCTACTCAATACAGTGTAGACTCGGAAAGGACAACTGAAGAATGTTTGGTTTATCTTAGTACTAGCTGCAATCTGAAGAAAGATGGTCAAGATGCTTGGATTTTCGACATTGATGATACTCTTCTTTCTACGGTTCCTTTCTACAAGAATAATCT GGGAAAGAAAATAAACGTGACGGCTTTGGAGGAATGGATGAGCAAGGGTAAAGCCCCTGCTCTTGATTATTCATTGAGGCTCTTCAAAGAGATTAAATCAAGAGGAATTCAGATCATTTTGATTTCTGGGAGAAGGGAGTATCTCAGATCAGCAACAATTGATAACCTTGTCAATGTCGGTTATTACGGGTGGACAAGTCTTATTTTGAG AGATCCTGCTAATGAATTGGCGTCAGTGGCAGAATACAAGTCGCAAGTGAGAAAACAGTTAACTAGTAATGGTTATCGCATTTGGGGAATCTTAGGTGACCAATTCAGTAGCTTTGAGGGGAATCCTAGCGGTATAAGAGCATTCAAATTTCCAAACCCAATGTACTATGTTGCCTAA
- the LOC131618525 gene encoding ribosome biogenesis protein BRX1 homolog 2-like: MGKKRKRSEKTEAAAVPKKDDVAPERPVRTLLGWKNKTQNENENEIEVQDNGSSPIFRNKEKVLVTCSRRIVFRYRHLMLNIVSLLPHCKKDNKVESKETKGATLNELVELKNCSSCLFFECRKAKDLYLWMSKCPNGPSVKFLVSAVHTMEELKLTGNHLKGSRPLLTFSSNFEKDAYWKLLKEMLLQIFETPKDHRKAKPFHDHVFVFSIVDDHIWFRNYQISVPHNESDKLPRGGLDKMTLIEVGPRFCLNPIKIFGGSFGGPTLYENPFYVSPNQIRALQKKKKAGTFAKKVKAKTRRKRHEMANPLEPDEFADMWKD; the protein is encoded by the exons atgggGAAGAAGAGAAAGCGCAGCGAGAAGACTGAAGCTGCGGCGGTTCCCAAAAAGGATGATGTTGCACCAGAAAGACCAGTCAGAACTCTTTTAGGATGGAAGAATAAAACACAAAACGAGAATGAAAATGAAATTGAGGTCCAGGATAATGGTTCCTCACCTATATTCAGAAACAAAGAGAAAGTCTTGGTCACTTGCTCTAGGCGAATTGTTTTCAGGTACCGACATTTGATGTTGAACATTGTATCGCTCCTGCCTCATTGCAAGAAGGATAACAAGGTTGAATCAAAAGAAACTAAAGGGGCCACATTGAATGAGCTTGTTGAGCTCAAAAACTGTTCCTCTTGTTTATTTTTCGAG TGCAGGAAGGCAAAGGATCTTTATCTCTGGATGTCAAAATGCCCGAATGGCCCGTCTGTTAAATTTTTAGTTAGTGCCG TTCACACGATGGAGGAATTGAAGCTAACTGGGAATCACCTAAAAGGTTCCCGCCCACTTTTGACATTttcatcaaattttgaaaaagatGCATATTGGAAACTGTTGAAAGAGATGTTGTTGCAG ATATTTGAAACACCAAAGGACCATAGAAAGGCTAAGCCTTTCCATGACCATGTTTTTGTATTCTCAATAGTTGACGACCATATTTGGTTCCGAAATTATCAG ATCTCTGTTCCTCATAATGAGTCAGACAAATTACCTCGAGGAGGCCTTGATAAAATGACATTAATTGAG GTTGGTCCACGGTTCTGCTtgaatccaattaaaatattTGGTGGCAGTTTTGGAGGTCCAACTCTATATGAGAATCCATTCTATGTGTCGCCAAACCAG ATTCGAGCTTTGCAGAAGAAGAAAAAGGCTGGAACCTTTGCAAAGAAGGTCAAAGCAAAGACAAGGAGGAAAAGGCATGAGATGGCAAATCCGCTGGAGCCTGATGAGTTTGCAGATATGTGGAAAGATTAA